The following proteins are encoded in a genomic region of Maylandia zebra isolate NMK-2024a linkage group LG1, Mzebra_GT3a, whole genome shotgun sequence:
- the LOC101464927 gene encoding adhesion G-protein coupled receptor G1 isoform X2, whose translation MQRKKSWIFWWLMSFVSYEMLYENWVSGQGSCETICNITSNIGRNHTECCMDYTDKVLRTGKVTDAMTTLESVLERTEVNVSMQVCVKTFVALLHKPNDTFGGLKIYADDTQVTPDVPLLNSKVLVQLPRELDAGPNNKIVFCMFKWPKMNESIFESPHEVYDQRLVGLSVQNKEISGLQERINITMEFTKKIDETQKPSCHFLNYSTCNFSEDGCLTHWTRGQTTITCSCNHLTYFGVLIIPDPSITKKDQEILTHITVIGCSISLFASVIAILLFITNRKLRQDVSMKVHINLVIALMLLNLHFLPSQAAAAGSSSGLCLYMALLLHYSLLATFSWMALEGFHLYLLLVKVFNIYVKKYLLKLSVVGWGVPAVIVSVVVIIDRKFYGQVALETSNSTICYITNSYVKIWTTVVLFSLVFLFNVIMFGVTIRRVLILHHTREFGQNNLEKTKKDICSLAGVMTLLGITWGLVFFSFGLLTTPALYLFCILNSLQGFFIFLWFVMSLRKAKTSATKMSSETRSTNS comes from the exons GTCGTAATCATACAGAGTGTTGTATGGATTATACAGACAAGGTTTTGAGAACTGGAAAAGTCACTGACGCTATGac GACTCTAGAAAGTGTTCTAGAGAGAACAGAGGTGAATGTGAGCATGCAAGTGTGTGTCAAAACTTTTGTGGCGCTTCTGCACAAACCCAATGATACCTTTGGAGGCCTTAAAatttatgctgatgacacacag GTAACACCAGATGTGCCTCTTCTCAACAGTAAAGTCCTTGTCCAGCTGCCAAGAGAACTGGATGCTGGACCGAATAACAAGATTGTGTTCTGCATGTTTAAATGGCCTAAAATGAACGAG AGCATTTTTGAAAGCCCACATGAAGTATATGATCAAAGACTGGTTGGTCTGAGTGTGCAGAACAAGGAGATATCAGGACTGCAGGAGCGCATCAACATCACGATGGAGTTTACCAAGAAAATCGAC gaaactcaaaaaccctcgTGTCATTTCCTTAATTATTCAACATGCA ATTTTAGTGAGGATGGCTGCCTCACACACTGGACACGTGGTCAGACTACCATCACCTGTTCCTGTAACCACCTCACATACTTTGGCGTCCTCATA ATACCTGATCCTTCCATCACAAAGAAAGACCAAGAGATTTTAACACACATTACTGTGATCGGCTGTAGTATTTCCCTTTTTGCTTCGGTCATAGCCATTTTGCTCTTTATTACAAACAG AAAACTCAGACAAGATGTCTCTATGAAGGTCCACATCAACCTTGTAATTGCCCTGATGCTCCTCAACCTGCACTTCCTGCCCAGTCAGGCAGCGGCAGCAGGGTCTTCCTCTGGACTTTGCTTATACATGGCTCTTTTACTTCATTATTCCCTGCTGGCCACTTTCAGCTGGATGGCCTTGGAAGGTTTCCACTTATATCTTCTCCTGGTCAAAGTCTTCAACATCTATGTCAAGAAATACCTGCTCAAACTCAGCGTGGTGGGATGGG GCGTCCCTGCAGTGATTGTGTCAGTGGTGGTGATCATAGACAGAAAGTTTTATGGTCAGGTTGCTCTGGAAACATCTAACTCTACAAT ATGCTATATAACCAATTCCTACGTGAAAATATGGACTACAGTGGTACTGTTCAGCTTGGTGTTCCTTTTTAATGTAATCATGTTTGGGGTGACAATCAGACGTGTTTTGATTCTCCACCACACCAGAGAG TTTGGGCAGAATAAccttgaaaaaacaaagaaagacatTTGCTCCCTGGCTGGAGTCATGACTCTGCTCGGCATTACCTGGGGCCTGGTCTTTTTCTCATTTGGCCTCCTGACCACTCCTGCCCTCTACCTCTTCTGCATCTTGAACTCACTGCAAG gtttcttcaTCTTCCTTTGGTTTGTGATGTCACTGAGAAAGGCTAAAACCTCGGCTACTAAGATGAGCAGTGAAACACGCAGCACTAATAGCTAG
- the LOC101464927 gene encoding adhesion G-protein coupled receptor G1 isoform X1 has protein sequence MQRKKSWIFWWLMSFVSYEMLYENWVSGQGSCETICNITSNIGRNHTECCMDYTDKVLRTGKVTDAMTAIRTLESVLERTEVNVSMQVCVKTFVALLHKPNDTFGGLKIYADDTQVTPDVPLLNSKVLVQLPRELDAGPNNKIVFCMFKWPKMNESIFESPHEVYDQRLVGLSVQNKEISGLQERINITMEFTKKIDETQKPSCHFLNYSTCNFSEDGCLTHWTRGQTTITCSCNHLTYFGVLIIPDPSITKKDQEILTHITVIGCSISLFASVIAILLFITNRKLRQDVSMKVHINLVIALMLLNLHFLPSQAAAAGSSSGLCLYMALLLHYSLLATFSWMALEGFHLYLLLVKVFNIYVKKYLLKLSVVGWGVPAVIVSVVVIIDRKFYGQVALETSNSTICYITNSYVKIWTTVVLFSLVFLFNVIMFGVTIRRVLILHHTREFGQNNLEKTKKDICSLAGVMTLLGITWGLVFFSFGLLTTPALYLFCILNSLQGFFIFLWFVMSLRKAKTSATKMSSETRSTNS, from the exons GTCGTAATCATACAGAGTGTTGTATGGATTATACAGACAAGGTTTTGAGAACTGGAAAAGTCACTGACGCTATGac AGCCATTAGGACTCTAGAAAGTGTTCTAGAGAGAACAGAGGTGAATGTGAGCATGCAAGTGTGTGTCAAAACTTTTGTGGCGCTTCTGCACAAACCCAATGATACCTTTGGAGGCCTTAAAatttatgctgatgacacacag GTAACACCAGATGTGCCTCTTCTCAACAGTAAAGTCCTTGTCCAGCTGCCAAGAGAACTGGATGCTGGACCGAATAACAAGATTGTGTTCTGCATGTTTAAATGGCCTAAAATGAACGAG AGCATTTTTGAAAGCCCACATGAAGTATATGATCAAAGACTGGTTGGTCTGAGTGTGCAGAACAAGGAGATATCAGGACTGCAGGAGCGCATCAACATCACGATGGAGTTTACCAAGAAAATCGAC gaaactcaaaaaccctcgTGTCATTTCCTTAATTATTCAACATGCA ATTTTAGTGAGGATGGCTGCCTCACACACTGGACACGTGGTCAGACTACCATCACCTGTTCCTGTAACCACCTCACATACTTTGGCGTCCTCATA ATACCTGATCCTTCCATCACAAAGAAAGACCAAGAGATTTTAACACACATTACTGTGATCGGCTGTAGTATTTCCCTTTTTGCTTCGGTCATAGCCATTTTGCTCTTTATTACAAACAG AAAACTCAGACAAGATGTCTCTATGAAGGTCCACATCAACCTTGTAATTGCCCTGATGCTCCTCAACCTGCACTTCCTGCCCAGTCAGGCAGCGGCAGCAGGGTCTTCCTCTGGACTTTGCTTATACATGGCTCTTTTACTTCATTATTCCCTGCTGGCCACTTTCAGCTGGATGGCCTTGGAAGGTTTCCACTTATATCTTCTCCTGGTCAAAGTCTTCAACATCTATGTCAAGAAATACCTGCTCAAACTCAGCGTGGTGGGATGGG GCGTCCCTGCAGTGATTGTGTCAGTGGTGGTGATCATAGACAGAAAGTTTTATGGTCAGGTTGCTCTGGAAACATCTAACTCTACAAT ATGCTATATAACCAATTCCTACGTGAAAATATGGACTACAGTGGTACTGTTCAGCTTGGTGTTCCTTTTTAATGTAATCATGTTTGGGGTGACAATCAGACGTGTTTTGATTCTCCACCACACCAGAGAG TTTGGGCAGAATAAccttgaaaaaacaaagaaagacatTTGCTCCCTGGCTGGAGTCATGACTCTGCTCGGCATTACCTGGGGCCTGGTCTTTTTCTCATTTGGCCTCCTGACCACTCCTGCCCTCTACCTCTTCTGCATCTTGAACTCACTGCAAG gtttcttcaTCTTCCTTTGGTTTGTGATGTCACTGAGAAAGGCTAAAACCTCGGCTACTAAGATGAGCAGTGAAACACGCAGCACTAATAGCTAG